GGCGCGGGTCACGGACCCAATCCCGGTCCGGCCCCGGGCGACGCTACTCCTCCGGCTCCGGGGTGAGGCGGTGCATGACGGCGTCGCAGATGAGCGCGCCCACGACGGTCTTGGCGTCCTCGATGCGACCGTCGAGCACGGCGTCCACGAGCTCCTCGAGCGGGACGAGGTCGACGTTGATGAACTCGTCGGCGTCGGGGTCGGAGCGCGAGAACTCGAGGCCGGTTGCCATGTAGACGTGGATGAGCTCGTCGGTGAAGCCGTCCGAGGTGGCGATCGTGGTCAGAAACGCGATCTTCTCGGCCGACATGCCGGTCTCCTCCAGCAGCTCGCGGCCGGCACACTCGAGCGGGTCCTCGCCGGGGGCGAGCTTTCCGGCGGGAATCTCCACGGTCACGCGTCCGAGCGCGGTGCGGTACTGGCGCACGAGGCAGATGCGGCCGTCCTCGGTGAGCGCGACGACGGCGACGGCCCCGGGGTGGCGCACCACGTCGCGGATGGCGGCACGTCCGTCGGGGAGCTGCACGCGGAGGCGGTCGACGTTGAAGATGCGCCCGGTCCAGGCCACGTCCTCGGTGAGCGGCCTCTCGGCGAGCGCCGCGTCGCGGGGGTCGTCGTCCCCGAGCACGAGGCTGCGGCGGACGGGCTCGCCGGAGAGGTGGTCGAGGTTGGTGCGGTCGCCGTCGTAGGTGAAGGCGGCGACGGACTCGCGCATGTCGTCGAGCGCGTCGTCGAGCCGCGGGCTCTTGTCGGTGTCGGGCATCGGTCCTCCTTGGGGCGGTCGTTCTTGTCGCCCTCATGATAGGCCAACGGGGTGAGCGGGGGTAAAGGGCCGCTCGTGAATTCACGAGCGCACGCGCGCCCCGACTTTTGACGCGTAGGGGGCCGCACGTGAATTCACGAGCGACCCCCTGTCGAGAAGCGCGTGGCCCCCCTACCGCTTTACCGCGCGCATGCCGATGTCGCTGCGGTAGGTCTTGCCCTCGAAGTCGATGAGGTCACAGGCCGCGTACGCCCGCTCGCGCGCCTCCTCGAAGGTGGGCGCGACCGCCGTGACGTCCAGCACGCGGCCGCCGGCGGTGACGAGCGAGCCGTCCTCGGCGAGGGCGGTGCCCGCGTGGTAGACGGTCACGCCCTCGAGGGCCTCCGCGCGCTCGATGCCGGTGATGACCTTGCCCTTCTCGT
Above is a genomic segment from Olsenella timonensis containing:
- a CDS encoding NUDIX domain-containing protein, encoding MPDTDKSPRLDDALDDMRESVAAFTYDGDRTNLDHLSGEPVRRSLVLGDDDPRDAALAERPLTEDVAWTGRIFNVDRLRVQLPDGRAAIRDVVRHPGAVAVVALTEDGRICLVRQYRTALGRVTVEIPAGKLAPGEDPLECAGRELLEETGMSAEKIAFLTTIATSDGFTDELIHVYMATGLEFSRSDPDADEFINVDLVPLEELVDAVLDGRIEDAKTVVGALICDAVMHRLTPEPEE